A single genomic interval of Candidatus Woesearchaeota archaeon harbors:
- a CDS encoding RNA-protein complex protein Nop10 — protein MSAHILKCAECGKYTLKEVCSCGGKAVSARPPKYSPEDKYGEYRRAVKKEELEKKRLL, from the coding sequence ATGAGCGCGCACATTTTAAAATGCGCTGAATGCGGAAAATACACGTTAAAAGAAGTTTGCAGCTGCGGCGGCAAGGCTGTAAGCGCAAGGCCGCCAAAATATTCTCCTGAAGACAAGTATGGGGAATACAGAAGAGCTGTTAAAAAAGAAGAGCTTGAGAAAAAAAGGTTGCTTTAA
- a CDS encoding PAC2 family protein produces the protein MWDVKKIAAIPKLNNPILIEGMPGIGNVGKIAEDFLIDDLKAKKAYDFFSYSFPHSVFVNEDNLVELPQIGLYYKKFNDKRRDLLLLGGDIQPVSEGACFEFCDKILDIIEKSNVKEIITLGGIGLQSAPKKSKVYCTGNSKEIIKKYKEGVDVEDKIYGTVGPIIGVSGVLLGMAKRRNINAVTLLAETFGHPMHVGIKESQELLKVLDKKLNLGLNLKKLEKDIDELEKEMLQRTKNLSEAIKQTSLKGIKSKFKDTNYIG, from the coding sequence ATGTGGGATGTTAAAAAGATTGCAGCAATTCCGAAGCTTAACAATCCTATTCTTATAGAAGGCATGCCCGGAATAGGCAATGTCGGAAAAATAGCAGAGGATTTTCTGATAGACGACCTTAAGGCAAAAAAAGCCTATGATTTCTTTTCTTACAGTTTTCCCCATTCTGTTTTTGTGAATGAAGACAATCTTGTCGAGCTGCCCCAGATAGGCCTGTATTACAAAAAATTCAATGATAAAAGAAGAGACCTTTTGCTTTTGGGCGGGGATATACAGCCTGTCAGCGAAGGTGCATGTTTTGAGTTCTGCGATAAAATACTCGACATAATTGAAAAGAGCAATGTGAAGGAGATAATAACACTTGGCGGGATTGGGCTGCAGTCTGCCCCAAAAAAATCAAAAGTCTATTGCACAGGCAATTCAAAAGAAATTATCAAAAAATACAAAGAAGGCGTTGATGTGGAAGATAAGATTTATGGCACTGTCGGCCCGATAATCGGCGTTTCAGGCGTTCTGCTAGGCATGGCCAAAAGAAGAAACATAAATGCTGTTACTCTCCTTGCTGAAACATTCGGCCATCCGATGCACGTCGGCATCAAGGAAAGCCAGGAACTCCTGAAAGTTCTTGATAAAAAGCTGAATCTCGGCCTTAATCTGAAAAAGCTTGAAAAAGACATAGATGAGCTCGAGAAAGAAATGCTCCAGAGGACAAAAAATTTAAGCGAAGCTATAAAGCAGACAAGCTTAAAGGGCATTAAAAGCAAGTTCAAGGACACTAATTATATCGGATAA
- the eno gene encoding phosphopyruvate hydratase: MANEIKSIKAREVLDSRGTPTVEVDIVTKKGTSRAMVPSGASTGSYEALELRDGDNSKYLGKGVLKAVSNVNEIIAKKLLSMDAAKQKDIDNAMLELDGTENKSKLGANATLAVSMAVCKAAAMSKKMPLYAYIAKLAKVKEYILPVPQLNVINGGKHAGQENDIQEHMIMPVGAKNFREAIRMAAEVYAHLKKILKNKFGSSGTLIGDEGGFAPPQFRSIQERLDAMAEAIKAAGYDENTIKFAVDSASSEFCKDGIYTIDSKKMSSGELVDYYADVVSAYPVVSWEDCMAEDDWEGWAEMTKKLGNKIQITGDDLLVTNPKRIKEAIEKKAANSVLIKLNQIGTVAETLEAINMAHRKKWTAVCSHRSGETEDSFLADFVVGIRGGQIKCGAPARSERLAKYNQLIRIEEELDGKARYAGKDFRNIY; this comes from the coding sequence ATGGCAAATGAAATTAAGTCAATAAAAGCAAGAGAAGTTCTTGATTCAAGAGGAACACCGACTGTTGAAGTTGATATTGTAACAAAAAAAGGCACATCAAGGGCAATGGTCCCGTCAGGAGCATCAACTGGAAGCTATGAGGCATTAGAGCTTCGCGATGGAGACAATTCAAAATACCTCGGCAAAGGCGTGCTTAAGGCAGTTTCTAATGTTAACGAAATCATTGCCAAAAAATTGCTCAGCATGGATGCAGCAAAGCAGAAAGATATTGACAATGCAATGCTTGAGCTTGATGGAACAGAAAACAAATCAAAGCTCGGGGCAAATGCAACGCTTGCAGTTTCAATGGCGGTGTGCAAGGCAGCTGCAATGAGCAAAAAAATGCCTTTGTACGCTTATATTGCAAAACTTGCAAAGGTAAAAGAATACATCCTGCCTGTTCCGCAGCTTAATGTAATAAATGGCGGAAAGCATGCTGGCCAGGAAAATGACATTCAGGAGCACATGATAATGCCTGTTGGCGCGAAAAATTTCAGGGAAGCAATAAGAATGGCTGCTGAAGTTTATGCGCATCTTAAGAAAATATTGAAAAATAAATTTGGCTCAAGCGGAACATTGATAGGGGATGAAGGGGGATTTGCGCCGCCGCAGTTCAGGTCAATACAGGAAAGGCTGGATGCAATGGCAGAAGCTATAAAAGCAGCCGGCTATGACGAGAATACAATAAAGTTTGCAGTTGATTCTGCTTCATCTGAATTCTGCAAAGACGGCATTTATACAATCGACAGCAAAAAAATGTCTTCAGGCGAGCTTGTTGATTATTATGCTGATGTTGTCAGTGCATATCCTGTTGTAAGCTGGGAGGACTGCATGGCAGAGGATGACTGGGAAGGCTGGGCTGAGATGACAAAAAAGCTCGGAAATAAAATACAAATCACAGGAGATGATCTCCTCGTCACAAATCCAAAAAGAATAAAGGAAGCAATTGAAAAGAAAGCAGCAAATTCCGTCTTAATAAAGCTTAACCAAATCGGAACAGTTGCAGAAACACTGGAAGCAATAAACATGGCCCATAGGAAAAAATGGACAGCAGTATGCAGCCACAGAAGCGGCGAAACCGAAGATTCATTTTTGGCAGATTTTGTTGTTGGCATCAGAGGTGGCCAGATAAAATGCGGAGCGCCGGCAAGAAGCGAGAGATTGGCAAAATACAATCAATTGATCAGAATAGAAGAAGAGCTTGATGGAAAGGCAAGGTATGCCGGCAAGGATTTTAGGAATATATATTGA